In the genome of Carassius gibelio isolate Cgi1373 ecotype wild population from Czech Republic chromosome A25, carGib1.2-hapl.c, whole genome shotgun sequence, the window CATCTTCAATATGTGGAACGGAAGTATGTTGTATCTTTCATTTACTACACCATGTTGTTAATTGTTAATACTGATGTGCATTTTCAGTTCACATGTATGTAATCTTTTGTTGCTGACAGAGGTTGAGGAGCTGATAGAGTTTCTGAAGTCAATTGAGGATGGTTCTCTTGTGCTGATTGCCACTTTTGATGATCCAGCCACAAAGTAGAGTAGAATTTCTGTCTCTAGTTCCATCATGTATGTATCGTGGTGTTGTCTCATCATGCCATCATTTATGATTCCTTTATTATAGACTTAATGATGAAGCAAGGACACTCTTTGCAGAGCTTGGCAGTTCATATATTTCCCAGCTGAAATTCAGAGATAACTGGGTCTTTGTGGgaggaaagaaaaccaaaaccAATATCTCTTTTGAGCAGGTAATGCCATTTTTATGCCATAATTTTATACAATGAAAATATTTCTCAGGTCTATAAAGTTCTTtcccttttttgtctttttcagcACATAAAGAATGACAGGGAAACCAATAAGTACGAAGGCTGGCCAGAAATTATTGAGATGGAAGGTTGCATACCTCGAATAGACTGAATTTTCCTACGGCGCAATTTGTTCTGCTAAATAATGCCTTTTAAATCAGGCACCAAGCTGAGCCACAATTCATTTCTAATGAGTTACATGATACTTTGGACTGTCTTGAATATAGAGTCATTCATTTTTGGCCAGAGGTTATCCTGggcttttataatattatatactatataaaaacattttttttatattgttatatagtaaatatatttggttatttttattttatttttttttgtctgggtatttttatcattgtaagtgttaaaaatgttaattaacgTTGATATTTGTATGTTCTATTTGTGATATTAAATGGTTGTTTGGATTGTCTGTGTTCTTTATTAATCGTTGTTAAATTTTGCAAGTGTTTTCCAGTGTGTGCTTTTTTCACCACTTTTGGTGAGTATTGGTGAAGCTAATTAAagcgccgtgtgtgtgtgtgtgtgtttgacaaaaCAGTAATTAAGAAAAACATATTATGCGTAAATTGTACGCAACGTTGAACCCCCAACCACACGAAGCCACTCCCATCAGTTCAAAGCAGGATGCACAGCGACAAGACATGGACCAAAGTGGTAAGCTACAAGCTAATGTAACTAAGTATTTTACTGTAGCTTTACGTTTTAAGTTCCTGAACTGTTTCTGAGTGAAAGGTAACCGGCTGCCAATAAAGCCGCTAGCCTTTGGTGTCATTTATCCGTTTGTGTGTGTTGGTAGTAAACGCATTTATTGGATGTAGTTATCCGACTAGCCGATGACATGACCAAGTAACGTTAGAGGAGCGCCCGTCCGGTGTGTGGCAGATTCAAATAAACGCAGAAACATACACATTAGAGCCCCAAAAATATTGCTTAAACACTGTTATACTCATTGGTTACTTTGTGTATAAGCGTTATAGTTAAGACTAACGTTTACTCTGCACTTGCTCATGAAGTTACCCTTTTTTGCTTCTCCACTTTCTATTGAGCTCTGTATGtatgttttactgtatgttttaataaatttgtcCGTTTCCTCCTTTTATGAAgtgttcatttttaatttgtaatgtagTTCTTAATTTTGTAGACTGTATAATGTATCAGTAACCTAATATTGTGCTTGTTAATGAAgatcaattattaatgatttcTTCTGTATGCTTTCCCAGACAATGACCTTCAAGGAACTGATGGTTCGGGATTCCTTGGAGGTCTTGATGTACGCAGACAGATCCCAATCAAGTTACTATCAAAGCAGACGGAAAGAGGCAAGCTGCCCGCCCGACCTCAGCGTCCCAACACTAGATTGCCCTCAAAAACTGAAGAAGGTTGGTGTGCTGAAGAACAGTGAATAAAGAATGTTTTCTTCTTGCTCACACTAACTTACACGTATATCTGATGGGTTTTCACATCCCTGTTTATTTGGAGTATAATCAATTAAGTGATTTTGAGTCAGAAATgccaataaatcacatttttgctATTTGAATAAAGCCATaaatatatatcagtatataGGCCTTTATgtagatgttttgtttttctttatttatgatCTTTTTTTGTGATCTTCAGAGCCTTTCAGCTATAACCAAGAGGAAAGATTTGAGTGTAAGTCTGGAGATGCTTATGGAAAACAGCGCAGATTCCCTCAGCCAATCTTCTGGGATTATAAGGTTACACATTTATCATCTAATAATTACTACaaattagaaaatgtttttaacagtAATTTTGTAAGAAAGctaatatttattacattatttaaatatacaatattttagcATACTTATAATAAGTGAGATGTTTTTTTCAACAGCTTAACTTGGTAGGAGTAAAAGATGACACTCCAGCTCATTTTTGTGACAAGTGTGGTCTGCCAATAAAGATCTATGGGCGAATGGTAAGTAGGATGTTCAAGTCCGTAAAACACTCTTTGTAATGCTGGAGATCTTTCATTGAGAGagaaaaagcaaaaagaaaaagaaaacgtcTCGTTTCCCTCAGATTCCCTGTAAGCATGTCTTCTGCTATGACTGTGCAGTTCACTATGAGAAGAAATGTGACAAGATGTGCCCTGGGTgagttttctttttaacagtttGTTTAAAGTCAGCTTGAAATGGAAGTTATGGTAGTGTTTTCTTCCCTATTGTGATGTATATCTGAGTGGAATGAGAAAAAATGTAGGGTGGGACTTGATTTAGAATTCAACCCTTGCACGTCAGGGTAAAAATGctcacttcacaagatctcacaatGTGTTTTAATTAGTCTGTTGTGTACTAATCTTAATTGTCAATCATTAAGTAAACGTATACCTAATTTTAATCAGGCATCTTAGTCCCAAGATGACCTGTATATACTTCCATTATTTtataatcaaaaagaaaaaattaaatgataattgCTTAGTTAGAAGTTACTATATTTATACCAATAAATGATGTGTATTTGTACTGATATTGTCCAGAAACTTTGCCTGGGGGGGTTTCTGAACTTCTGAAGGGCAATGTGAATAGCAGGTTTTTTCTTAATATAAATATCTCCAGATCTAAATGGAAATCAGAGTGATATGTGTATCTAAGTCCACTTCCCCTACTAAATCTTAAGTTCAGTTTGTCCCTCTACAGCTGCTCAGACCTGGTCCAGCGCATCGAACAGTGCCAGCGCGGTTCCCTCTTCATGTGCAGCAGTGTGCAAGGCTGCAAACGCACCTACCTCTCACAGCGAGACCTGCAGGCCCACATCAACCATCGCCACATGAGGGCCAGCAAGACCGGATCCTCTCGCCCGGATCCACCACACCCGGCGCTGGCCTCCAACTCACCAGACCGCTTCCGATTGCCGCCACCTCCTCACCTGGCTAAAACACACCCTCTCGTTCCTCCCCCACTGCAAGGCCACGATACCTACAACCATCCACCTCCAACCTCTCCCTCTGATCTGGGACCCTCCCCGCGGCCTCTCCCCCCGGAAACCTTCCGAATCGCCACAGTGACTACACGTAAGCATAGCAACCTCATCACAGTGCCCATTTATGATGACTCCAGGAGCTCCGGCCCCTGCCCCCATGAGCCACATCCACAGACCCCTCCTGGCCCGCCTCCACACCATCACCCTGGTGATTACGCCAGCCAACCATTGGTGTCCCATCCGCATCATATCATGACTCcaccacaacaacaacattacGGGCCTCCGCCGCCTCTGAGCATCCCCATTCAGCACCCACCACAAGGCTCAGCCACACCTCACATTGTTTACAACCAGCCACCTCCCATGTCAACACCACCTCCACCCGGACACATCATCAGCCAGTTGCCACCCTACATGAATCACCCTCCACCTGGTCCGATTCCCCCGGTCAGTGCACACCACTACAACCTAAACTCAATGCCACAGGACCAAAGCACTCTAAGCCCACCTTTTACCCAACCGGGTGCCATGAGCCCAGGGATGTGGCCCAATCCCCATGGCCCTCATCCTTCCCGTATGCAGGGGCCGCCACCACAGGGACAGATGCCAGGGCCTCATCACCCCGACCAGTCACGATATAGACCCTATTACTAGTAGTATCCCAGCTTTGTTGGCTCCTTCAGACCGTTTGACCATAGATGGTTAACCAtatctcatcagaaacaacactAAACTGTCTGAGCTGTTTGTCTTTACTGATAACTTAATATGATGATCTCCATTACTGTCAATTTTGTACTCATGTCCTGCATTCAAGGAGGTTCCATGGAAGAAGAATagttgagtgaaaaaaaaaaaaaactacttttttttagttaataatttaactgaattttgttttaaacatttacttaaagTTTTACCCAACAACTGCAATAAATGAAACTTGAATTCTATTTAGATTTTTGGTTTGACATTCATTACTTTTGGGCACAAATATTTAAGCTAGTTAAAGGGATAACATgcctaaaatgttttattctgtcatttactcaccctcgtgttatTCAAACCTGTATGGCTATTTTATTATGTGGAATGCAAACTAAGATATTCAGGAGATATTTTGGTAGAACTTTcgtttttggtgaactatcccttgaataATTGTAATTTGGGTTCATAAAGGCTGGAATACATTGCATGACTTTTGCACCAATTTACAGGCTAGACGAGTACACCAAAGATATCAGACATTATTTTGAGCTGATTTTAGAACACATTTAGTCATAGATCTCCTGATAATGAGACGCATGTTATTACATATTATTTCTTAATACTCTGAAAATGTATAttccttttaaattattttaccccCCTTATCAAACATGATTTGATGTGTAATGTCTCCAGAAAGTTAAGGAACAGGtatatcaaataaatgattttagaTCTTTTTCTCAGAACTAATTTAACTGATTTAGCCATTTTCCCCCAAGTTACTTTCGGACAAGTTATCTCAGAGTCATTTGGCATCAAGTAAGTTTCTCTCAAGTTCTGACTAGTAGACTAACCACAGCCGTAATTAATCACATTAAACTATGGACATCTTCTGCTAATGTtccttttttcttcattttttggtAACAgtctattgttttatattttatgaactgAAAACAAATTGTGTTATATTTTCTTACTGTGTgctatttaactttaaaataatagTCAGTCTGTTTGGGATGTTATTTAATACCATGTGATTCATACATTCTAAGGTGTGGCAAATTCTTTTTGTGGCCTCTGTATGCAAACCTAAAGATGTACGGTAGATAGAGGTGGTGAGAGTTGTTACTAAATAACTAAAGTCTCCACAAGGGGGCGTACAGTACATAACCAAGACTAACCCTATATCACTTCTACTATCAAACCAAACCCTGTTTCCTATTGTGAGTGTAAATTCCATTTCATGTAGTTTTATAGTTTCCTAGGGATACACAAATGTATTTCAGCACGTTTTCACTGTTCAAGGAAATCAGATCATTTAACAGAGGAAAAAGTAAGTCGAAAATAGAgggatattttatgtaatattaaatgttttagaaaaatctaatttttaaatattgtgaaGAAGGTTGTACAACAGTAAGTTGAAATGTAGGCTTCAACttggttataataaaatatttaaatgattatgGAAATTCGAAAAACACACAAGTAGTTATTtgtgtctatttattttttttactttttttcttgtgtCAGTATTTAGAAATACATTATAGCCCTTTACACTTAGAGGGGTGTAAAAAGTTTACAACTTTTAGtggtttacatttaaatttaaaacattgttCTTTAATGGCCAAGAATGTAAGCTTTTCGGTTGAGCTCATTGGATATTTCAAAATCACAATGCAGTGGGTCCATGCAAATTGTTGTGGGAGGGGAGAGAGAAGATTCCTCTTAGTATTCATTCAAACTTATCAGTGCAGCTCTCTGGTCCCTGCTGATCTGCACACAAAAACATGCCTTGACCCAATGTGCAATTCCACGTTACAGGAATGGTTGGAATTTTGCGGACCGCAGTCGTTCTGGATCGTTTGGACTAATATTCCAAATGAGATGCGCGTGAGCCATGGAATTACCAGTGATATGGATGTGCTTTGGATTACTTATTCATCTCCCACCGTTTGAGTGCTTGGATTTACATCTGTCGGGATCTCTCCATCCTGGTGCAACACTGGCAAATGTATCAATCGGACCAGAATGGACGTACAGAATCGACAGAAATCTCACAGATAAGTCTTTACGACACTTTCTGAAGATCGGGAGAAGTGATGGGCTACTATCGGTCGCGCGCAAAGTTGACTGCACTCGTCTACCGAGAAATCCCGTGCGACTGTATTTGCAGATTAAATCACTGCATTCTGTAAACTTTATACTGCTTCATTTCAATACATTCGTGCATGGTCAGAACTGCTTCatcaaatacaaaagaaaaaatcttAATCCAGATGCCTATATGTATCTATCCACTGGGTATGAAACATGTTTGTCTTTGGATTCCTTACCCGTGAAGATTTACGAACATTTGCCTGTGTCCATGCGGAATTCCCAAATGTTTCGCGGTAGGTGCGTG includes:
- the LOC127946866 gene encoding E3 ubiquitin-protein ligase Hakai-like isoform X1, which encodes MRKLYATLNPQPHEATPISSKQDAQRQDMDQSDNDLQGTDGSGFLGGLDVRRQIPIKLLSKQTERGKLPARPQRPNTRLPSKTEEEPFSYNQEERFECKSGDAYGKQRRFPQPIFWDYKLNLVGVKDDTPAHFCDKCGLPIKIYGRMIPCKHVFCYDCAVHYEKKCDKMCPGLSLYSCSDLVQRIEQCQRGSLFMCSSVQGCKRTYLSQRDLQAHINHRHMRASKTGSSRPDPPHPALASNSPDRFRLPPPPHLAKTHPLVPPPLQGHDTYNHPPPTSPSDLGPSPRPLPPETFRIATVTTRKHSNLITVPIYDDSRSSGPCPHEPHPQTPPGPPPHHHPGDYASQPLVSHPHHIMTPPQQQHYGPPPPLSIPIQHPPQGSATPHIVYNQPPPMSTPPPPGHIISQLPPYMNHPPPGPIPPVSAHHYNLNSMPQDQSTLSPPFTQPGAMSPGMWPNPHGPHPSRMQGPPPQGQMPGPHHPDQSRYRPYY
- the LOC127946866 gene encoding E3 ubiquitin-protein ligase Hakai-like isoform X2, with translation MRKLYATLNPQPHEATPISSKQDAQRQDMDQSDNDLQGTDGSGFLGGLDVRRQIPIKLLSKQTERGKLPARPQRPNTRLPSKTEEEPFSYNQEERFECKSGDAYGKQRRFPQPIFWDYKLNLVGVKDDTPAHFCDKCGLPIKIYGRMIPCKHVFCYDCAVHYEKKCDKMCPGCSDLVQRIEQCQRGSLFMCSSVQGCKRTYLSQRDLQAHINHRHMRASKTGSSRPDPPHPALASNSPDRFRLPPPPHLAKTHPLVPPPLQGHDTYNHPPPTSPSDLGPSPRPLPPETFRIATVTTRKHSNLITVPIYDDSRSSGPCPHEPHPQTPPGPPPHHHPGDYASQPLVSHPHHIMTPPQQQHYGPPPPLSIPIQHPPQGSATPHIVYNQPPPMSTPPPPGHIISQLPPYMNHPPPGPIPPVSAHHYNLNSMPQDQSTLSPPFTQPGAMSPGMWPNPHGPHPSRMQGPPPQGQMPGPHHPDQSRYRPYY